One genomic window of Arachis stenosperma cultivar V10309 chromosome 10, arast.V10309.gnm1.PFL2, whole genome shotgun sequence includes the following:
- the LOC130956475 gene encoding DNA-binding protein BIN4-like — protein sequence MSDSRDSSPDWLRSFQVPSYSPLILSSDSKSLHDDSLSIGDETDAEGSSLEISKSKSKSKSKSKSRSTGLGKSRYKSSPRKTLEVAAIEIEGCTTSSRRKKSEKQNAEGDIEERKIGIDSNNDMHVEHKESVYRILNLSLDSESCLDHSPKKEIRNNQVEASQQQIPQLISEEAKDKIILGNDGKSPSRKGSKGKSSQKPIHVEEDHSPVKGKKTKGSAKERGSGGDLEAEEEETCEKLIETNVSSSRLPLVLSEKVQRTKALVECQGDSIDLSGDVGAVGRVIISDSASRDQEMHLDLKGTIYKTSIVPCRTFCVVSFGQSEAKIEAIMNDFIQLEPQSNVYEAETMVEGTLDGFAFDSDEEAGKMPKATQTDQNEHAEEQTHSKSKGKGDKKTGAEKKRGRSTGGKPQPKTVKKKAPKKAPNSKKAKTKN from the exons ATGAGTGATTCAAGGGATAGCTCCCCAGATTGGTTGCGTTCTTTTCAG GTGCCATCGTATTCGCCATTGATACTGTCATCTGATTCCAAGTCCTTACATGATGATAGCCTGTCAATTGGAGATGAGACTGATGCTGAAGGATCATCTCTGGAGATCAGCAAGAGTAAGAGTAAGAGTAAGAGTAAGAGTAAGAGCAGGAGCACTGGTCTTGGCAAAAGCCGTTACAAGTCTTCACCTAGAAAGACATTAGAAGTAGCTGCTATTGAAATAGAAGGTTGTACTACGTCATCTAGAAGAAAGAAATCAGAGAAGCAAAATGCAGAAG GAGACATAGAGGAAAGGAAGATTGGCATTGATTCAAACAATGACATGCATGTCGAGCATAAA GAATCTGTTTATCGAATTTTGAATCTATCATTGGATTCTGAGTCGTGCCTTGATCATAGCCCCAAAAAAGAAATTCGTAACAATCAGGTGGAAGCTTCTCAGCAACAAATACCTCAATTGATTAGTGAAGAAGCTAAGGATAAAATTATCCTTGGCAATGATGGAAAGTCTCCATCCAGAAAGGGTTCAAAAGGAAAGTCTTCTCAGAAACCAATTCATGTAGAAGAAGATCATTCACCAGTGAAAGGGAAGAAAACAAAGGGCAGTGCAAAGGAGAGAG GTAGTGGTGGAGATCTGGAGGCTGAGGAGGAAGAAACTTGTGAAAAGCTCATTGAGACAAAT GTCTCCTCTTCAAGGCTACCTTTGGTGCTTTCTGAGAAAGTTCAACGAACAAAG GCTCTTGTTGAGTGCCAAGGTGACTCCATAGATCTCAGTGGTGATGTGGGAGCTGTAGGCCGGGTTATAATTTCAGATTCTGCATCCAGAGATCAGGAAATGCACTTAGACTTGAAAG GAACTATATACAAAACATCTATAGTTCCTTGCCGGACATTTTGCGTA GTTAGCTTTGGACAGTCTGAGGCAAAG ATAGAGGCCATTATGAATGACTTCATACAGCTGGAGCCACAATCTAATGTATATGAAGCTGAAACTATGGTTGAAG GGACACTGGATGGTTTTGCCTTCGATTCAGATGAGGAAGCTGGCAAGATGCCGAAGGCCACCCAAACTGATCAAAATGAGCATGCTGAGGAACAAACTCACAGTAAATCCAAAGGGAAGGGTGACAAGAAAACA GGTGCTGAAaagaaaagaggtagaagtacTGGAGGAAAACCACAACCTAAGACAGTAAAGAAAAAAGCTCCAAAAAAAGCTCCAAATTCTAAGAAGGCAAAGACGAAGAATTGA
- the LOC130957350 gene encoding pathogenesis-related protein 5-like, whose amino-acid sequence MISKNTFPILFTFFSNTFSYIFTIINNCPHTIWPGTLAGSGSPKLSSTGFQLDSGQSVRLTTVPGWSGRIWARTGCKFDVTGAGKCLTGDCGGKLECDGNGAAPPTSLFEITLDRANGQDFYDVSMVDGYNLSLLALPRGVSGGACNATGCVTDVNRGCPRELQVLGEEGNQRGVVGCRSACEAFKSDRYCSAGQYANPKSCQPTFYSTIFKKACPRAYSYAFDDGTSTFTCKASEYEIVFCPYRMKNQNHTPPPRHPKLFLRHEHY is encoded by the exons ATGATTTCCAAAA ATACG TTTCCTATTCTCTTTACATTTTTCTCTAACACTTTCTCTTACATATTCACCATAATCAACAACTGCCCTCATACCATATGGCCTggtacacttgctggttcagGGAGCCCTAAACTATCATCGACTGGATTCCAGTTGGACTCGGGCCAAAGTGTCAGACTAACCACGGTACCAGGATGGTCAGGACGAATATGGGCAAGGACAGGTTGCAAATTTGACGTCACAGGAGCTGGCAAATGCCTAACTGGTGACTGTGGGGGAAAACTGGAATGTGATGGAAATGGTGCTGCACCTCCTACCTCACTGTTTGAGATAACACTCGATAGAGCCAATGGACAAGATTTCTACGATGTCAGCATGGTAGATGGCTACAATTTGTCGTTACTGGCTCTACCACGAGGTGTATCTGGTGGAGCCTGTAATGCTACAGGATGCGTGACTGATGTCAACAGAG GTTGTCCTAGAGAACTTCAAGTGCTTGGTGAAGAAGGAAACCAGCGTGGTGTAGTAGGGTGCAGAAGTGCTTGTGAGGCATTCAAGTCGGATCGGTACTGCAGCGCTGGACAATATGCTAACCCAAAGAGTTGCCAGCCTACATTTTATTCAACTATCTTCAAGAAGGCCTGTCCTAGAGCTTATAGTTATGCATTTGATGATGGAACCAGCACTTTCACTTGCAAAGCTAGTGAATATGAGATTGTTTTTTGTCCCTACAG GATgaaaaaccaaaatcatacaCCACCACCTAGACATCCCAAGC TGTTTCTAAGACACGAACATTATTGA
- the LOC130954720 gene encoding uncharacterized protein LOC130954720, with the protein MEVYGKSMLAAPANVIYMSSILGRDGPNPVHKCDWKCQNENICGNMYRCKLTGLTHICDKNCNQRILYDNHSSLCRASGQIFPLTPAEEQAVRGVRRKLDAENSSSDGCGFKRRRDAQFHTSPFERSFSAVSPICSQVGDGMDMS; encoded by the coding sequence ATGGAGGTATATGGCAAATCTATGCTTGCAGCTCCTGCAAATGTTATTTATATGTCGAGTATTTTGGGCCGTGATGGACCAAATCCTGTGCATAAGTGCGACTGGAAATGTCAAAACGAAAATATTTGCGGGAACATGTATCGCTGCAAGCTAACAGGGCTAACTCACATCTGTGATAAAAACTGTAACCAGAGAATTTTGTATGATAACCACAGCTCGCTTTGTAGAGCAAGTGGTCAAATTTTCCCCCTTACACCAGCAGAGGAACAAGCAGTGAGGGGTGTTCGAAGAAAGCTCGATGCAGAGAATTCATCGTCTGATGGCTGTGGTTTTAAGCGTAGACGGGATGCACAATTCCATACTTCTCCTTTTGAGAGATCTTTTTCTGCTGTCAGTCCTATCTGCAGCCAAGTTGGAGATGGCATGGATATGAGCTAG